In Gemmata obscuriglobus, a single genomic region encodes these proteins:
- a CDS encoding ABC transporter permease, giving the protein MIRAVMWKEFREQWLIGATLVVLGGGLLAAAAVLGEPPKAGAGPLDVVGLLGLGRVATLMLVVTAGMVCGGALFAAEREAGTITFLEVLPGSRARLWRAKVVAGVVLALVQTVLLLAIAAALGLAPPGFAARLVVYGLLAFVWGTFGSTLARTTLGSVGFAVPAAVLATFVYLIPISLAFAPPGGGPPRPAGWLVFEALMIATPLVLSARWFTAPDRARRAGSARGAPGFRALLWLGWRQTRLLAAVLSAFALAFGCALLVPEAQPLFVWPGLALAAGALAGVTAFGDEQVHRTGGFWAEGRLPVGRAWAVKVGLHLALVAWLLALLLAPSVVRAVAEGQMRFGYGRGLVAVALRDRLFDELGPQSWKYLLVPAVYGFAAGHVCGLVFRKLVVACGVAVVVGGCLAALWGPSLLAGGVRHWQVWLPALALVATGRLVVRPWTTDRLLGRGPLVRLGAGTGAALAALVAGIGFRVLEVPDRPDSEDDLAYVAALPTYDENVAGREFRSAVERYSRAVQYADTGPEGAALVRLRPRPAERLEAAVRSGWAGGDPEFTAWLDRVFAEPQLPAGDRPWHAIAEDAATKPVGQFESPRLVSTTAATAGMLDGARRMAVALLAWGLQEQAGGTPEAFWKRFVTVVALARNMQNGGGVLPLTAGQDVERLALAAAERWLERYPGWADRQAAAGGARGPAPVLRAAILTVTAGDASPLLDMRPHHLADRFVLREQMRAPVQWLTPGLTPPGGNPDQVAAEADLVGFAWAVPWERERTRRLLSLGFEPQPNGLFGASPALLVGRPGAQLLLVRNRSGGDQTETDRVLRATRRALILKLAVRAHMDEKGLVPAALADLTAGPTPYLRALPDDPYADGRPFGYRVSRGEVLRGPPRSTGPGSGPGPGRGPSEQSLEIRSGQVLLWSVGTDGTDQGGTVIPGGPRSEDMVFLVPMFVSEPR; this is encoded by the coding sequence ATGATCCGAGCTGTGATGTGGAAGGAGTTCCGGGAGCAGTGGCTCATCGGGGCCACGCTGGTGGTACTCGGGGGCGGGTTGCTGGCGGCGGCGGCGGTACTCGGCGAGCCGCCCAAGGCCGGCGCCGGACCGCTGGACGTGGTCGGGCTGCTCGGGCTGGGGCGCGTCGCCACCCTCATGCTCGTGGTCACCGCGGGGATGGTGTGCGGGGGCGCGCTGTTCGCCGCCGAGCGCGAGGCCGGGACCATCACCTTTTTGGAAGTGCTCCCGGGCTCCCGGGCGCGGCTGTGGCGCGCCAAGGTGGTCGCCGGGGTCGTACTCGCGCTCGTCCAAACGGTTCTGCTGCTTGCCATCGCGGCGGCCCTCGGGCTGGCGCCGCCGGGGTTCGCCGCGCGGCTCGTGGTGTACGGGCTGCTGGCGTTCGTCTGGGGCACGTTCGGCTCGACGCTCGCGCGCACCACGTTGGGCTCGGTCGGGTTCGCGGTGCCGGCGGCGGTGCTGGCCACGTTCGTCTACCTGATACCGATCAGCCTCGCGTTCGCGCCGCCGGGGGGCGGGCCGCCGCGCCCGGCCGGGTGGCTGGTGTTCGAGGCGCTCATGATCGCGACCCCGCTGGTCCTCTCGGCCCGCTGGTTCACGGCCCCGGACCGGGCGCGGCGGGCCGGAAGCGCGCGCGGGGCGCCCGGGTTCCGCGCGCTGCTGTGGCTCGGCTGGCGCCAGACGCGGCTGCTCGCCGCGGTGCTGTCCGCGTTCGCGCTCGCGTTCGGGTGCGCGCTGCTGGTCCCGGAGGCGCAACCGCTGTTCGTGTGGCCCGGCCTGGCGCTGGCCGCCGGGGCGCTCGCGGGGGTGACCGCGTTCGGCGACGAACAGGTCCACCGGACGGGCGGGTTCTGGGCCGAGGGCCGGCTCCCGGTCGGCCGCGCGTGGGCGGTGAAGGTGGGGCTGCACCTCGCCCTGGTCGCGTGGCTCCTGGCGCTCCTGCTGGCGCCGTCGGTGGTGCGGGCCGTGGCCGAGGGCCAGATGCGGTTCGGGTACGGCCGCGGGCTCGTCGCCGTGGCGCTGCGCGACCGGTTGTTCGACGAACTGGGGCCGCAGTCGTGGAAGTACCTGCTGGTGCCGGCGGTGTACGGGTTCGCGGCGGGGCACGTGTGCGGCCTGGTGTTCCGCAAGCTGGTGGTCGCGTGCGGGGTCGCGGTGGTGGTCGGCGGGTGCCTGGCGGCACTCTGGGGGCCGTCGCTGCTGGCCGGCGGGGTGCGGCACTGGCAGGTGTGGCTCCCGGCGCTCGCGCTGGTCGCGACGGGGCGGCTCGTCGTCCGCCCGTGGACCACGGACCGGCTCCTGGGGCGCGGGCCGCTGGTGCGGCTCGGGGCCGGGACCGGGGCGGCGCTGGCGGCGCTGGTCGCCGGGATCGGGTTCCGGGTGCTGGAGGTGCCGGACCGCCCCGACAGTGAGGACGACCTGGCCTACGTGGCCGCGCTACCGACCTACGACGAGAACGTGGCGGGCCGCGAGTTCCGGTCCGCCGTGGAGCGGTACTCGCGGGCGGTTCAGTACGCCGACACGGGACCCGAGGGGGCTGCCCTGGTGCGCCTGCGGCCCCGCCCCGCGGAGCGGTTAGAAGCGGCGGTGCGGTCGGGCTGGGCCGGGGGCGACCCCGAGTTCACGGCCTGGCTGGACCGGGTGTTCGCGGAGCCCCAACTGCCGGCCGGGGACCGCCCCTGGCACGCGATCGCGGAAGACGCGGCGACGAAGCCGGTCGGGCAGTTCGAGTCGCCCCGGCTGGTGAGCACCACGGCGGCGACCGCCGGGATGCTGGACGGCGCGCGGCGGATGGCGGTGGCGCTGCTGGCGTGGGGGCTGCAGGAACAGGCCGGCGGCACACCGGAGGCGTTCTGGAAGCGGTTCGTCACGGTGGTGGCGCTGGCCCGGAACATGCAAAACGGGGGCGGCGTGCTGCCGCTGACCGCCGGCCAGGACGTCGAGCGGCTGGCACTCGCGGCGGCCGAGCGGTGGCTGGAGCGGTACCCCGGCTGGGCGGACCGGCAAGCGGCGGCGGGCGGCGCGCGGGGGCCGGCCCCGGTACTCCGGGCGGCGATCCTGACCGTCACCGCCGGCGACGCGTCCCCGCTGCTGGACATGCGCCCGCACCACCTCGCCGATCGGTTCGTGCTGCGCGAGCAGATGCGCGCGCCGGTGCAGTGGCTGACGCCCGGACTCACCCCGCCCGGCGGCAACCCGGACCAGGTGGCGGCGGAGGCCGACCTGGTCGGGTTCGCGTGGGCGGTTCCGTGGGAGCGCGAGCGCACCCGGCGGCTCCTCAGCCTCGGGTTCGAGCCCCAGCCGAACGGCCTGTTCGGGGCGAGCCCGGCGCTGCTGGTCGGCCGCCCGGGGGCGCAACTGTTGTTGGTGAGAAACCGGTCGGGCGGGGACCAGACCGAAACGGACCGGGTCCTGCGGGCGACGCGCCGCGCCCTGATCCTGAAGCTCGCGGTCCGCGCGCACATGGATGAGAAGGGACTCGTCCCCGCGGCGCTCGCCGACCTGACGGCCGGGCCAACCCCGTACCTGCGGGCCTTGCCCGACGACCCGTATGCGGACGGGCGGCCGTTCGGGTACCGGGTGTCGAGGGGCGAGGTCTTGCGCGGCCCCCCGCGCAGCACGGGGCCGGGTTCCGGTCCCGGGCCGGGCCGCGGCCCGAGTGAGCAGTCGCTCGAAATCCGGTCCGGCCAAGTGCTGTTGTGGAGCGTCGGCACCGACGGCACCGATCAGGGCGGGACCGTGATCCCGGGCGGGCCGCGGTCCGAGGACATGGTGTTCCTGGTGCCGATGTTCGTTTCCGAGCCGCGGTGA
- a CDS encoding ABC transporter ATP-binding protein, protein MSEDVIQIDRLVVRYRGKPALQGLNLRVPRGSVYAFLGDNGAGKTTTMKILTGQVPPDAGTATILGLDCWSKATDLRHRVGYMPERPRFYDWMTVADIGWFTASFHRPGFLGRFQTAAERLGLDTSKRLKDLSKGGYARVGLALALAPEPEVLLLDEPTSGLDLLTRREFLASLGELAAAGRTVFVTSHSIAELERACTHVGLLRDGQMIMSTTLEQVRKQVRRLSLRFTGSPPDPTGLGTLLERSATGRFWQVLVRDPDPDAVAALRNRPDVTDFEDQPVGLEELYAALMSKAPEAGAVPMVRKVGE, encoded by the coding sequence ATGTCCGAAGACGTGATTCAGATCGACCGCCTCGTGGTGCGGTATCGGGGGAAGCCCGCCCTTCAGGGGCTGAACCTGCGGGTGCCGCGCGGGTCCGTGTACGCCTTCCTGGGCGACAACGGGGCCGGCAAAACCACCACGATGAAGATCCTCACCGGCCAGGTGCCGCCGGACGCCGGGACGGCCACCATCCTGGGGCTCGACTGCTGGTCGAAGGCGACGGACCTGCGGCACCGGGTCGGGTACATGCCGGAGCGGCCGCGGTTCTACGACTGGATGACGGTCGCGGACATCGGCTGGTTCACCGCCTCGTTCCACCGGCCGGGGTTTCTGGGGCGGTTCCAGACGGCCGCGGAGCGCCTGGGGCTGGACACGTCCAAGCGCCTGAAGGACCTCTCGAAGGGCGGGTACGCGCGGGTCGGGCTGGCGCTGGCGCTGGCGCCCGAGCCCGAGGTGCTGCTGCTCGACGAGCCCACGTCCGGCCTCGACCTGCTGACGCGGCGCGAGTTCCTGGCGAGCCTGGGCGAGCTGGCGGCGGCGGGCCGCACGGTGTTCGTCACCAGCCACTCGATCGCGGAACTGGAGCGGGCCTGCACGCACGTCGGGCTGCTCCGCGACGGCCAGATGATCATGTCCACCACGCTCGAACAGGTGCGCAAGCAGGTGCGCCGGCTGAGCCTGCGGTTCACCGGTTCGCCGCCGGACCCGACCGGCCTCGGGACGCTGCTCGAGCGCTCGGCCACCGGGCGGTTCTGGCAGGTGCTGGTGCGCGACCCCGATCCCGATGCCGTGGCGGCGCTGCGGAACCGGCCGGACGTGACCGACTTCGAGGACCAGCCGGTGGGGCTGGAAGAGCTGTACGCCGCGCTCATGTCGAAGGCCCCGGAGGCCGGCGCGGTGCCGATGGTTCGGAAGGTGGGGGAGTGA